Proteins encoded in a region of the Globicephala melas chromosome 1, mGloMel1.2, whole genome shotgun sequence genome:
- the PARP1 gene encoding poly [ADP-ribose] polymerase 1 has product MAESSDKLYRVEYAKSGRASCKKCSESIPKDSLRMAIMVQSPMFDGKVPHWYHFSCFWKVGHSIRHPDVEVDGFSELRWDDQQKVKKTAEAGGVTGKGQDGVGSKTEKTLGDFAAEYAKSNRSTCKGCMEKIEKGQVRLSKKMLDPEKPQLGMIDRWYHPNCFVENREELGFRPEYSASQLKGFSLLAAEDKEALKRQLPAIKSEGKRKGDEVDGMEEVAKKKSRKEKDKESKLEKALKAQNNLIWNIKDELKKACSTNDLKELLIFNKQQVPSGESAILDRVADGMVFGALLPCEECSGQLVFKSDAYYCTGDVTAWTKCMVKTQTPNRKEWVTPKEFREISYLKKLKIRKQDRIFPPETSTPLAAAPLPSAASAPATVNSAPSDKPLSNMKILTLGKLSRNKDEVKATIEKLGGKLTGTVNKASLCISSKKEVDKMNKKMEEVKEANVRVVSEDFLQDISASTKSLQELLSTHLLSPWGAEVKAEPVEAVAPKGKSGAVLSKKSKGPVKEEGTNKSEKRMKLTLKGGAAVDPDSGLEHSAHVLEKGGKVFSATLGLVDIVKGTNSYYKLQLLEDDKESRYWIFRSWGRVGTVIGSNKLEQMPSKEEAIEHFTKLYEEKTGNAWHSKNFTKHPKKFYPLEIDYGQDEEAVKKLTVNPGTKSKLPKPVQDLIKMIFDVESMKKAMVEYEIDLQKMPLGKLSKRQIQAAYSILSEVQQVLSQGSSDSQILDLSNRFYTLIPHDFGMKKPPLLSNSDSVQAKVEMLDNLLDIEVAYSLLRGGSDDSSKDPIDVNYEKLRTDIMVVDKDSEEAEIIRKYVKNTHATTHNAYDLEVVDIFKIEREGESQRYKPFKQLHNRRLLWHGSRTTNFAGILSQGLRIAPPEAPVTGYMFGKGIYFADMVSKSANYCHTSQGDPIGLILLGEVALGNMYELKHASHISKLPKGKHSVKGLGKTTPDPSASITMDGVEVPLGTGISSGVNDTCLLYNEYIVYDIAQVSLKYLLKLKFNFKTSLW; this is encoded by the exons TCGCCCATGTTCGACGGAAAAGTCCCGCACTGGTACCACTTCTCCTGCTTCTGGAAGGTCGGCCACTCCATACGGCACCCTGACGTCGAGGTGGATGGGTTCTCCGAGCTCCGCTGGGATGACCAGCAGAAGGTCAAGAAGACGGCTGAGGCTGGAGGAGTGACGG GCAAAGGCCAAGATGGAGTTGGCAGCAAGACGGAGAAGACACTGGGCGACTTTGCGGCAGAGTACGCCAAGTCCAACAGAAGCACATGCAAGGGCTGCATGGAGAAGATAGAAAAG GGCCAGGTGCGCCTGTCCAAGAAGATGCTGGACCCCGAGAAGCCCCAGCTAGGCATGATCGACCGCTGGTACCACCCGAACTGCTTTGTTGAGAACAGAGAGGAGCTGGGCTTCCGGCCTGAGTACAGCGCGAGCCAGCTCAAGGGCTTCAGCCTCCTCGCCGCAGAGGACAAGGAAGCCCTGAAGAGGCAGCTCCCGGCCATCAAGAGTGAAGG AAAGCGAAAAGGCGATGAGGTGGATGGAATGGAGGAAGTGGCCAAGAAgaaatctagaaaagaaaaagacaaggagaGTAAGCTTGAAAAGGCCCTCAAG GCCCAGAACAACCTGATCTGGAACATCAAGGACGAGCTAAAGAAAGCATGTTCGACGAATGACCTGAAAGAGCTGCTCATATTCAACAAGCAACAAGTGCCCTCCGGGGAGTCTGCG ATCTTGGACCGAGTGGCCGATGGCATGGTGTTCGGTGCCCTCCTTCCCTGCGAGGAATGCTCAGGCCAGCTGGTCTTCAAGAGCGATGCCTATTACTGTACCGGGGATGTCACTGCCTGGACCAAGTGTATGGTCAAGACACAGACGCCCAACCGGAAGGAGTGGGTGACCCCAAAG GAATTCCGAGAAATCTCTTACCTCAAGAAATTGAAGATCCGAAAGCAGGACCGTATATTCCCCCCAGAGACCAGCACCCCACTGGCGGCAGCACCCCTGCCCTCTGCAGCCTCAGCGCCCGCCACTGTGAACTCCGCTCCCTCAG ACAAGCCGTTATCCAACATGAAGATCCTGACTCTTGGGAAACTCTCCCGGAACAAGGATGAAGTGAAGGCCACAATCGAGAAACTCGGGGGGAAGTTGACAGGGACCGTCAACAAGGCCTCCCTGTGCATCAGTAGCAAAA AGGAGGTCGACAAGATGAATAAAAAGATGGAGGAAGTAAAAGAAGCTAACGTCCGCGTCGTGTCTGAGGATTTCCTCCAGGACATCTCCGCCTCGACCAAGAGCCTTCAGGAGTTGCTCTCAACCCACCTCTTGTCCCCCTGGGGGGCCGAGGTGAAGGCAGAGCCTGTTGAAGCCGTGGCCCCAAAGGGGAAGTCGGGGGCTGTGCTCTCCAAGAAGAGCAAGGGCCCCGTCAAGGAGGAAG GTACCAACAAAtctgaaaagagaatgaaattaactCTTAAAGGAGGAGCAGCTGTCGACCCTGATTCTG GTCTGGAACACAGCGCACACGTCCTGGAGAAAGGCGGGAAGGTCTTCAGCGCCACCCTCGGCCTGGTGGACATCGTTAAGGGAACCAACTCCTATTACAAGCTGCAGCTCCTGGAGGATGACAAAGAGAGCAG gTATTGGATATTCAGGTCCTGGGGCCGCGTGGGCACGGTAATTGGTAGTAACAAACTGGAGCAGATGCCATCCAAGGAGGAGGCCATTGAGCATTTTACGAAATTATATGAAGAGAAAACCGGGAATGCCTGGCACTCCAAAAACTTCACAAAACACCCCAAAAAGTTCTACCCTCTGGAGATTGACTATGGCCAG GATGAAGAGGCAGTAAAGAAGCTGACGGTAAACCCTGGCACCAAGTCCAAGCTCCCCAAGCCAGTGCAGGACCTCATTAAGATGATCTTTGATGTGGAAAGTATGAAGAAGGCCATGGTGGAGTACGAG ATTGACCTTCAGAAGATGCCCTTGGGGAAGCTGAGCAAAAGGCAGATCCAGGCTGCGTACTCCATCCTTAGTGAGGTCCAGCAG GTACTGTCCCAGGGCAGCAGCGACTCCCAGATCCTGGATCTCTCAAATCGCTTCTACACTCTGATCCCCCACGACTTCGGGATGAAGAAGCCTCCGCTCCTGAGCAACTCAGACAGCGTGCAG GCCAAGGTGGAAATGCTCGACAACCTGCTGGACATCGAGGTGGCCTACAGTCTGCTCAGGGGTGGTTCTGATGACAGCAGCAAGGACCCCATCGATGTCAACTACGAGAAGCTCAGAACTGACATTATG GTGGTGGACAAAGATTCTGAAGAGGCTGAGATCATTAGGAAGTATGTTAAGAACACTCACGCGACCACACACAACGCATATGACTTGGAAGTCGTGGAT ATCTTTAAGATAGAGCGTGAAGGAGAGAGCCAGCGTTACAAGCCGTTCAAGCAGCTGCATAACCGAAGGTTGCTGTGGCACGGGTCCAGGACCACCAACTTCGCCGGGATCCTGTCCCAGGGCCTCCGGATAGCCCCACCTGAAGCACCTGTG ACGGGCTACATGTTTGGTAAGGGGATCTATTTCGCCGACATGGTCTCTAAGAGTGCCAACTACTGCCACACATCCCAGGGAGACCCAATAGGCTTAATCCTGTTGGGAGAAGTTGCCCTTGGAAACAT GTATGAACTGAAGCATGCTTCGCATATCAGCAAGTTACCCAAGGGCAAGCACAGTGTCAAAG GTTTGGGCAAAACTACCCCTGACCCTTCAGCTAGTATTACTATGGATGGTGTAGAGGTTCCTCTTGGGACCGGGATTTCATCTGGTGTTAACGACACCTGTCTACTGTATAACGA GTACATTGTCTATGATATCGCTCAGGTCAGTCTGAAGTACCTGCTGAAGCTGAAGTTCAACTTTAAGACCTCCCTGTGGTGA